A genomic window from Motacilla alba alba isolate MOTALB_02 chromosome 6, Motacilla_alba_V1.0_pri, whole genome shotgun sequence includes:
- the LOC119702931 gene encoding soluble scavenger receptor cysteine-rich domain-containing protein SSC5D-like, whose amino-acid sequence MDLHVRLTWLLLLSTTLLTEPASGAWWNQPDRDPNSIWNKIAEWIKEKLEPKVPPPPQLRLESGGHRCAGRVEVFHDGKWGTVCDDYFNMNSANVVCRQLHCGQAVSVLGLSYFGPSGKIIHLDDVQCRGTESHLWDCRHAGWGKHNCGLNEDVGVICSDAMHSTVAPTGSSPAPSSTPAQTETPAPETVATLREDVSSAPTTVTEEMTTIAPEIPATADAFLPSTTTTTTTTTEESRTSEIPITPQTASANTSEPLLPAALVENATTPAAEILSTMAEATVSPTAEPADVTTSTVPPSAEPADVTTSTVSPSAEPADVTTSTVPPSAEPADVTTSTVSPTAEPADVTTPTVSPTAEPADVTTSTVSPTAEPADITTTTLSPSPAPADITPAAASTAAPADSATSPAEDTTPGAAVTAEPTTAENPVTSSSAASVPPTPETTAIGTGK is encoded by the exons ATGGACCTTCACGTGCGTCTCACCTGGCTGCTTCTGCTGAGCACCACTCTCCTGACTGAACCAG CAAGTGGAGCCTGGTGGAACCAGCCAGACAGAGACCCAAACTCAATATGGAACAAAATTGCCGAGtggattaaagaaaaattgGAGCCAAAAG ttccaccaccaccacagctgAGACTGGAATCTGGAGGGCACCGATGCGCCGGGAGGGTTGAAGTTTTCCATGATGGAAAATGGGGCACGGTCTGTGATGATTATTTCAATATGAACAGTGCCAACGTTGTGTGCAGACAACTTCACTGTGGCCAAGCTGTCTCTGTCCTGGGGCTGTCTTACTTTGGCCCCAGTGGAAAAATTATCCACTTGGATGATGTGCAGTGTAGAGGAACTGAATCCCACCTTTGGGACTGCCGGCATGCCGGCTGGGGCAAGCACAACTGTGGACTCAATGAGGATGTTGGTGTCATCTGCTCAg ATGCAATGCACTCCACTGTTGCACCAACAG gttcctcccctgctcccagctccacccCAGCACAGACTGAGACTCCCGCTCCAGAGACCGTGGCAACCCTCAGGGAAG ATGTGTCTTCTGCACCCACTACTGTCACAGAGGAAATGACCACAATAGCTCCTGAAATCCCAGCCACAGCCGACG CCTTCCTCCCTTCCACCACCACCAcgaccaccaccaccacagagGAAAGCAGGACATCAGAAATCCCGATTACACCGCAGACAG cctctgcAAATACTTCAGAACCACTGTTACCTGCTGCACTGGTGGAAAATGCGACAACCCCGGCTGCAGAAATCCTCTCCACCATGGCTGAAG CAACAGTCTCCCCTACTGCTGAACCTGCAGATGTGACCACAT CAACAGTCCCTCCTAGTGCTGAACCTGCGGATGTGACCACAT CAACAGTGTCTCCTAGTGCTGAACCTGCAGATGTCACCACAT CAACAGTCCCTCCTAGTGCTGAACCTGCAGATGTCACCACAT caaCAGTCTCCCCTACTGCTGAACCTGCAGATGTCACCACAC cAACAGTCTCTCCTACTGCTGAACCTGCAGATGTGACCACAT CAACAGTCTCTCCTACTGCTGAACCAGCAGACATTACCACTA CAACTCTTTCTCCTAGTCCTGCACCAGCAGACATCACCCCTG cagcagcatccacagcagcaccagcagacTCTGCCACCT CCCCTGCAGAAGACACaacacctggagcagcag TCACAGCTGAGCCCACAACAGCTGAAAACCCAG TGACAAGCTCATCTGCTGCATCAGTCCCTCCAACTCCTGAAACAACAGCCATTGGCACAGGTAAATGA